The following coding sequences lie in one Primulina huaijiensis isolate GDHJ02 chromosome 2, ASM1229523v2, whole genome shotgun sequence genomic window:
- the LOC140971834 gene encoding uncharacterized protein isoform X1, translated as MDCQLKTPYDKNNLMPSSSIDGCDYIYKAGWVIEFLKKKGSIQEFFTVWHLLAADILMDSSFPSVTLEESRTFQKIDRQLYTILVRDLWRNPLDCLQIMGLWLWFERSGFSNAISKILSQPLFLINELADEAISCLKCMDDAQFPLQFEATEIPFTQSIVQKDLSLKYFHLRRLTAYHEIQTLIMQVYVPVLSDIMEKACCGGFGESSNDSQMSMQGHAASGLNPMMAQSSYDDPLMQSFSNINIQVDTRPSQSNVVQANEPALYERTMFATFSKGYPVSESEIRQFFSRIYGNCIESVHMQEVKFNEQALYARVVFHRPAFIDSILCGLSKAKFSINGKHVWMRKFVPNNGRSEP; from the exons ATGGATTGTCAGTTGAAGACTCCTTACG ATAAAAACAACTTAATGCCTTCATCTTCCATCGATGGAtgtgattatatttataaagCGGGTTGGGTCATAGAGTTCCTTAAGAAAAAAGGTTCTATTCAAGAATTTTTTACG GTTTGGCATCTCCTGGCTGCGGATATTCTCATGGATAGTTCATTTCCCTCTGTTACGCTAGAGGAATCCAGGACTTTTCAGAAGATTGATAGACAACTGTACACCATTCTTGTGCGAGATCTGTGGCGTAATCCCTTAGACTGCCTGCAGATCATGGGACTGTGGCTTTGGTTCGAACGGTCAGGCTTTAGCAATGCCATAAGTAAGATCTTGTCGCAACCTCTGTTTCTTATCAACGAACTAGCTGATGAGGCCATATCATGCCTCAAGTGCATGGATGATGCCCAGTTCCCGCTCCAATTTGAAGCAACTGAAATTCCGTTCACTCAGAGCATCGTGCAAAAGGATCTCTCTCTCAAATATTTCCACCTCCGTCGACTTACTGCTTACCATGAAATTCAAACCCTGATTATGCAAGTATACGTCCCTGTACTATCCGACATTATGGAGAAAGCCTGTTGTGGTGGTTTTGGTGAAAGCTCGAACGATAGCCAGATGAGCATGCAAGGCCATGCTGCATCAGGTTTAAACCCGATGATGGCACAGTCATCTTATGACGACCCTTTGATGCAAAGCTTCTCTAACATAAACATTCAAGTAGACACCCGTCCTTCCCAAAGCAACGTGGTTCAGGCAAACGAGCCGGCATTATACGAGAGGACCATGTTTGCTACATTCTCTAAAGGCTACCCCGTCTCTGAAAGTGAAATAAGGCAATTCTTCTCAAGGATCTATGGGAACTGCATAGAGTCGGTCCACATGCAAGAGGTTAAGTTCAATGAACAAGCTCTCTATGCAAGAGTCGTATTCCACAGGCCAGCTTTTATAGACAGCATTCTCTGTGGGCTGAGCAAAGCAAAATTTTCCATCAATGGTAAGCATGTCTGGATGCGTAAATTTGTTCCCAACAACGGTAGGTCAGAGCCATGA
- the LOC140971834 gene encoding uncharacterized protein isoform X2: protein MDSSFPSVTLEESRTFQKIDRQLYTILVRDLWRNPLDCLQIMGLWLWFERSGFSNAISKILSQPLFLINELADEAISCLKCMDDAQFPLQFEATEIPFTQSIVQKDLSLKYFHLRRLTAYHEIQTLIMQVYVPVLSDIMEKACCGGFGESSNDSQMSMQGHAASGLNPMMAQSSYDDPLMQSFSNINIQVDTRPSQSNVVQANEPALYERTMFATFSKGYPVSESEIRQFFSRIYGNCIESVHMQEVKFNEQALYARVVFHRPAFIDSILCGLSKAKFSINGKHVWMRKFVPNNGRSEP, encoded by the coding sequence ATGGATAGTTCATTTCCCTCTGTTACGCTAGAGGAATCCAGGACTTTTCAGAAGATTGATAGACAACTGTACACCATTCTTGTGCGAGATCTGTGGCGTAATCCCTTAGACTGCCTGCAGATCATGGGACTGTGGCTTTGGTTCGAACGGTCAGGCTTTAGCAATGCCATAAGTAAGATCTTGTCGCAACCTCTGTTTCTTATCAACGAACTAGCTGATGAGGCCATATCATGCCTCAAGTGCATGGATGATGCCCAGTTCCCGCTCCAATTTGAAGCAACTGAAATTCCGTTCACTCAGAGCATCGTGCAAAAGGATCTCTCTCTCAAATATTTCCACCTCCGTCGACTTACTGCTTACCATGAAATTCAAACCCTGATTATGCAAGTATACGTCCCTGTACTATCCGACATTATGGAGAAAGCCTGTTGTGGTGGTTTTGGTGAAAGCTCGAACGATAGCCAGATGAGCATGCAAGGCCATGCTGCATCAGGTTTAAACCCGATGATGGCACAGTCATCTTATGACGACCCTTTGATGCAAAGCTTCTCTAACATAAACATTCAAGTAGACACCCGTCCTTCCCAAAGCAACGTGGTTCAGGCAAACGAGCCGGCATTATACGAGAGGACCATGTTTGCTACATTCTCTAAAGGCTACCCCGTCTCTGAAAGTGAAATAAGGCAATTCTTCTCAAGGATCTATGGGAACTGCATAGAGTCGGTCCACATGCAAGAGGTTAAGTTCAATGAACAAGCTCTCTATGCAAGAGTCGTATTCCACAGGCCAGCTTTTATAGACAGCATTCTCTGTGGGCTGAGCAAAGCAAAATTTTCCATCAATGGTAAGCATGTCTGGATGCGTAAATTTGTTCCCAACAACGGTAGGTCAGAGCCATGA